From Sulfurovum zhangzhouensis, one genomic window encodes:
- the gmk gene encoding guanylate kinase, whose protein sequence is MSNKISNNGAILVLSGPSGAGKSTIINAAAEEIGEYYFSISTTTRPPRVGEEHGKDYFFVSKEEFEEDIKAGNFLEYAEVHGNYYGTSLKPVREALQEGKLVIFDIDVQGHRLVRAKMNDITTSAFITPPTLSELESRLRARSTDDEAVISKRIENAKKEILAVGEYDFTILNDTVEDATKEFVIIAKAARLKQNEEDQTEFITRWLTH, encoded by the coding sequence ATGAGTAATAAAATATCAAACAACGGAGCAATTTTGGTATTATCCGGCCCAAGCGGCGCAGGAAAAAGTACGATCATCAATGCTGCAGCTGAGGAAATCGGAGAATACTATTTTTCAATCTCTACGACAACACGTCCTCCAAGAGTAGGTGAAGAACATGGCAAAGACTACTTCTTTGTAAGCAAAGAAGAGTTTGAAGAAGACATCAAAGCAGGAAACTTCCTTGAGTATGCCGAAGTACACGGTAACTACTACGGGACATCTCTTAAACCTGTGAGAGAAGCTCTACAAGAGGGGAAACTGGTCATCTTTGATATTGATGTCCAAGGGCACCGTTTGGTACGTGCAAAAATGAATGATATCACTACTTCCGCCTTTATCACACCGCCTACTTTAAGTGAGCTGGAAAGCCGGCTACGTGCCAGATCAACCGACGATGAAGCAGTGATCAGCAAACGAATCGAAAATGCCAAAAAAGAGATATTAGCAGTTGGTGAGTATGATTTTACGATCCTCAATGACACGGTAGAAGATGCAACCAAAGAGTTTGTAATCATAGCTAAAGCTGCAAGACTGAAACAAAACGAAGAAGATCAAACGGAATTTATCACACGATGGTTGACCCACTAA
- a CDS encoding Sec-independent protein translocase subunit TatA/TatB, with product MGMPSMPELLIILAIVVLLFGAKKIPDLAKGIGKGIKDFKQAVKEDEDKEEKKEIASKEEPKTEAKIEEKKSENA from the coding sequence ATGGGTATGCCAAGTATGCCAGAACTACTGATCATCTTAGCAATCGTTGTACTTCTTTTTGGAGCAAAGAAGATTCCTGATCTTGCAAAAGGTATAGGAAAAGGGATCAAAGACTTTAAACAAGCGGTAAAAGAAGACGAAGATAAAGAAGAGAAAAAAGAAATTGCTTCAAAAGAAGAACCTAAAACTGAAGCAAAGATCGAAGAAAAAAAGAGCGAAAACGCTTAA